Genomic window (Streptomyces sp. TG1A-60):
GTCGAGCATCAGCAGCCGGGGGCGCGGGGCGAGGGCGCGGGCCAGCGCGACCCGCTGCTGCTCACCGCCGGACAGCTCTCCGACCCGCCGGCGCGCGGCCCCGGGCAGCCCCACCAGCTCCAGCAACTCCCTCACCCGTCCGGCCCGTTCGTCCTTCGCGGCCCCGCGCATACGAGGCCCGAAGGCGACGTTGCCGGCCACGTCCCGCTGCGGGAAGAGCTGGTGGTCCTGGAACATCAGGCCGACGCCACGCTGGTGCGCGGGCACGCCCGACTGGTCCCGGCCGTCGAGCAGCACCCGCCCGCCGTCGAGGGGTTGGAGCCCGGCGACCACCCGCAGCAGCGTCGACTTGCCACTGCCACTGGGCCCCAGCACACACACGACCTCGTGCTCCGCGACCTCCAGGTCGACCGCGTCGAGCACGGGCCGCCCGTCGAACCGTACGGTCGCCTCCGCAAGCCTGAGCAACATCAGAACTCCCCCGTGCGATCGGTACGGAGTCGTTCCAGCACCAGCAGGGCCACCGCGCACACCACCATCAGAATCGTCGAAAGGGCCATGGCCTGGCCGTAGTTGAGGTCCCCGGGCCGGCCGAGCAGCCGTGCCACGGCGACCGGCAGCGTCGGGTTGTCGGCGCGCGCGATGAACACGGTCGCCCCGAACTCCCCGAGCGACACGGCGAAGGCGAACCCGGCGGCGATCAGCAGCGCCCGCCGCACCATCGGCAGGTCGACCTCGCGCCACACCCGCCAGGGCGACGCCCCGAGCACGGCCGCCGCCTCCCGCAGCCGCTCGTCCACCGCCCGCAGCACGGGCAGCATGGTCCGTACGACGAAGGGGACGCCCACCAGTGCCTGGGCGAGCGGCACCAGGATCCAGGACGACCGCAGGTCCAGCGGCGGCTCGTCCAGCGCGATCAGGAACCCGAAGCCGACGGTCACCGCGGACACCCCGAGCGGCAGCATGAGCAGCGCGTCGAAGCCCCTGACGAGCCGGCCGGCCCGCCGGGTGAGCGCGGCGGCGGAGAGGGAGCCGATCAGCAGGGCGATGGCGGTCGCGGCCAGCGCGTAGCTGAGCGAGTTGCCGACCGCCTCGATCGGCGCCACCAGGAAGATCCCGCTGTCGTCACCGGTCAGCGCCTTGTAGTAGCCGAATCCCGGCGCGTCGAGCGACCGCTCCACCAGCACGCCCAGCGGCAGCAGAATCAGCACCACGACGGTGGCGAGGACCATGCCCAGCAACGCCCACTGTCCCGCCCCGCGTGGCTTCCGGGCCGTGAGCGACGCGTCCCCCAGCCGCAGCGCGCTCTCCCGCCGCCGTACGGTCCAGGCGTGCACGACGAGGACCAGAGCGACCGCGACGAACTGCACGAGCGTCAGCACGGCGGCCGTCGCCAGGTCGAAGATCTCCGAGGTCTGCCGGTAGATCTCCACTTCGAGCGTCGAGAAGGTCGGCCCACCGAGAACCTGCACCACCCCGAACGAGGTGAAGGTGAAGAGGAACACCATCAGCGTGGCGGCGGCCACGGCGGGCCCGAGCGCCGGGAGCGTCACCTTCCGCCAGGCCGCGAGCGGGGACGCCCCGAGCATCCGCGCGGCCTCCTCCTGCCGGGGGTCGAGCTGCGCCCAGAGGCCGCCCACCGTCCGTACGACGACGGCGTAGTTGAAGAACACATGCGCGAGCAGGATCGCCCAGACCGTCGTGTCCAGACGTACGCCCCACAGGTCGTCGAACATCCCGCCACGCCCGACCAGCGCCAGGAACGCCGTGCCGACGACCACGGTGGGCAGCACGAACGGCACGGTGACGACCGCCCGCAGGATGTCCTTGCCCCTGAAATCGAAGCGCGCGAAGACATACGCGCCAGGGAGCGCGATCAGCAGCGTGAGCGCGGTCGAGACGAGCGCCTGCCAGGTGGTGAACCACAGCACGTGCCGGATCCCGGAGTCCCCCAGCACCTCCGCGATCCGCCCGAACCGCCAGCCCCCGCCTTCCCCTTCGGCCTTCAGCCCCCGTGCGACGATCGCGGCGACGGGATAGGCGAAGAACACCGCGAAGAAAACGACGGGCAGGACCATGAGCCCGAGCCGCGCCGCGCTGCCTGTGCGGGCCCTCCGCCGAGGGGCCTTCGCCGCCTCGGCAGGTGTCCCGGTTACTTCAGTACGAGCGAGGTCCACGACTTGACCCACTGGTCACGCTTCTCGGCGATCTTCTCCGGCGCCATGGTCTCGGGGTCCTTCGCCGCGGGCCCGTACTCGGTGAACTCGGCGGGCACGGACGCCCCCTCGACCACCGGGTACACGAACATGTTGAGCGGCATGTCCTCCTGGAACTCCTTCGAGATCAGGAAGTCGATCAGCGCCTTGCCGCCCTCGGCGTTCTTCGCGTTGCTCAGCAGCCCCGCGAACTCGATCTGCCGGAAACAGGTGCCGGTCGCGACCCCGGTCGGCGCGGTCTTCGGGCGCGGGTCCGCGTAGACGACCTCGGCGGGCGGCGAGGAGGCGTACGACACGACGAGGGGCCGGTCGCCCCCGGCCTTCTTGCCGTCCGTCGAACCGGAGAACTCCTGGTAGTACGCCTGTTCCCAGCCGTCGACGACCTTCACACCGTTGGCCTTGAGCTTCTGCCAGTATCCCTCCCATCCCTCGTCGCCGTACTTCGCGGCCGTACCGAGGACGAATCCGAGTCCGGGCGAGGATGTGGAGGCGTTCTCGGTGACGAGGAGATCCTTGTACTCGGGCTCGACCAGATCGTCGAACGTCTGCGGCGGATCGATCTTGTGCTCGGTGAAGTACGCCTTGTCGTAGTTGACGCAGATGTCACCGGAGTCGACGGGCGTCACCCGGTGCTCGTCCTTGTCGAGCTGGTACTCGGCGCCGACCTTGTCGAGGCCCTTCGCCTCATACGGCTGGAAGAGGCCGTTGTCGAGCGCGCGCGACAGCAGCGTGTTGTCGACGCCGAAGAAGACGTCGCCCTGCGGGTTGTCCTTGGTCAGGATCGCCTGGTTCACGGCCTGGCCGGCGTCACCGCTCTTGAGGACCTTGACCTTGTAGCCGGACTCCTTCTCGAACGCCTTCAGCACGTCCTTGGAGTAGGCGAAGGAGCCGTGGCTGACGAGGGTGACGGTCTTGGAATCGGTGCCACCGTCGCTGCCACCCGATCCGGACGACCCGCACGCCGACAGAGTGACCAGGCCCAGCCCGACGACCAGGACCGTTGCCTTCTTGGTGATGCCCACTGACTTGATTCCTCCTGGGGGTGACCAGGAAGAGACGCGGCCCTGCCCGGGATCCCGAAGGGTTCCCGCGCAGGGCGCAACAGCTTGAGTGATGACCGAACTTCCTACCCAGAATGACCTGGGCGAGGTTCAGAGGGTCTGCGGCCTGGTTGCCGCACTCTCAGCGCTGTGGCGCTCCCCTGTCGGAATATGAAGATGTGTACGAAGGTCAGAGTACCCCGTGGCCGGATCCTGACTCCCGCCCGGTGGCCGGCACTCCGCCTACCTCTCGGTGGCCGCCAGTTGCCCGCACGCCCCGTCGATCTCCTGCCCCCGGGTGTCCCGGACGGTCACCGGCACACCGTGCGCGGCGATGGCGTCGACGAACGCCTTCTCGTCCTCGGGACGGGAGGCGGTCCACTTGGAGCCCGGCGTCGGGTTGAGCGGGATGAGGTTGACGTGCACGGGCCTGCCCTTGAGCAGCCGGCCCAGCCGGTCACCGCGCCACGCCTGGTCGTTGATGTCCCGGATGAGTGCGTACTCGATGGACAGCCGCCGCCCGGACCTGGCCGCGTACTCCCACCCGGCGTCCAGGACCTCGCGCACCTTCCACCGCGTGTTCACCGGTACGAGCGTGTCCCGCAGCTCGTCGTCCGGCGCGTGCAGCGAGATCGCGAGCCGGCACTTGAAGCCCTCGTCCGCGAACCGGTGGATGGCCGGCACGAGCCCGACCGTCGACACGGTGATCCCCCGCTGCGAGAGCCCGAGCCCGTCCGGCTCGGGATCGGTGAGCCGGCGGATGGCCCCGACGACGCGGTTGTAGTTGGCGAGCGGCTCACCCATCCCCATGAAGACGATGTTGGAGAGCCGCGCGGGCCCACCCGGGATCTCCCCGTCCCGCAGCGCCCGCATCCCGTCGACGATCTGATGGACGATCTCGGCGGTGGACAGATTCCGGTCCAGCCCGGCCTGCCCGGTGGCGCAGAAGGGACAGTTCATCCCGCACCCGGCCTGCGAACTGATGCACATGGTGACCCGGTCCGGGTACCGCATCAGCACCGACTCGACGAGCGTCCCGTCGAACAGCCGCCACAGCGTCTTCCGCGTAGTCTCCTGGTCGGTCGACAGATGCCGCACGACCGTCATCAGCTCCGGAAGCAATGCCTCCCGCAGCTTCGTGCGCGCACCCGCGGGGATGTCGGTCCACTGTTCCGGGTCGTGCGCGTACCGCGCGAAGTAGTGCTGCGACAGCTGCTTGGCGCGAAACGGCTTCTCCCCGACCGCGGCAACAGCCTCCTTACGCTCCGCAGGCGTGAGATCAGCGAGATGCCGCGGCGGCTTCTTGGCTCCGCGGGGGGCGACGAAAGTGAGTTCTCCGGGTGCAGGCATAACCCTCCCAGTGTCGCAGATCAACTCTGGTGGCCCAGGCCACAGCGTGCCAGGGGCCGACTGCCCCGGAGTTCACGCCAGTGGGCCCCGTCCCGGCGAACCGGGGCGGGGCCCACACGCGTCACGTACGCATCGCCGACCGGTCAGCCGGAGCCCACGAACAGCACCAGGAGCAGCCAGACCACCGGAGCGGTCGGGAGGAGGGAGTCCAGGCGGTCCATGATGCCGCCGTGGCCCGGCAGCAGGGTGCCCATGTCCTTGATGCCGAGATCCCGTTTGATCATGGACTCGCCGAGGTCGCCCAGCGTGGCGCTGGCGGCGACGGCGAGGCCGAGGAGCAGGCCCTGCCACCAGATGCCGTCGTCGATGACGAACTGCATGAGCAGCGCGCCCGCGGCCATGGCGAAGGCGACCGCGCCGAGCAGACCCTCGCGGGTCTTGCCGGGGCTGATGCGGGGCGCGAGCTTGTGCTTGCCGAAGCGCCAGCCGACGGCGTACGCGCCCGTGTCGCTGACGACGGTCAGCACCAGGAACACGAGGACCCGCCGCGGCCCGTCGTCGGCGGTGAGCATGAGCGCGACGAACGTGGCCAGGAACGGCACGTAGAAGGCCGCGAAGACCCCTGCCGTGACGTCCTTGAGGTAGTTCTCCGGCGGTTCCGTCATCCGCCAGACGAGCACGGCGAGCGCGGTGAGCGCCATGGCCACCCACGCGCCCTCGGGCCCGCGTACGTACCCGGCGACGACCATGGCGGCCCCGCCGACCGCGAGCGGCACGAGGGGCGCCTTGATGCCCCTGCGTTCCTGCAGGCGGGAGGTGAGCTCCCACAGCCCCACCACCACGGCGACCACTATCACGCCGACGAAGGCCGCCTTGACGATGAACAGCGACGCGACGATGACCACGCCGAGCCCGACGCCGACTCCTATGGCGGCACTCAGGTCACGGCCCGCGCTCTTCTTCTGCGGGGCGGGTTGCGGGGCGTCGGGCATGGGATCCGGCTTCTGCGGCGCCCCCCCGTGGGGACGCGCCGACGGCGTCTCGTCGCGGAACGGGGGCCGCCCTCCCGGGCGGCCCCCCGGTCGTCGTCCTGGTTCCCGCCATGCGAGGGTACATCGGGCACGATGGGCATGGCCTGAGTCTGCATCGGACGCTGGTCCTCGGACGCATCGTACGTGGGACCCGCCGGGGCGTGCCCCTGGACAGGTCCCCGGTCGGTCGGCGCCCAGTACCCGGCTTGTGGCGGCGCCCCCCAGGAAGAGTCGTTCATCAGACCTCGAGGAGCTCCGCTTCCTTGTGCTTGAGCAGCTCGTCCACCTGAGCGACGTACTTCGCGGTGGTGTCGTCGAGCTCCTTCTCCGCACGACGGCCCTCGTCCTCACCGACCTCGCCGTCCTTGACGAGCTTGTCGATCGCGTCCTTGGCCTTGCGGCGAACAGAGCGGATGGACACCTTGGAGTCCTCCGCCTTGCTCTTGGCGACCTTGATGTAGTCGCGGCGGCGCTCCTCGGTCAGCTCGGGGAACACCACCCGGATGATGTTGCCGTCGTTGCTCGGGTTGACACCGAGGTCGGAGTCGCGGATCGCCTGCTCGATGTTGCGCAGGGCGGTCTTGTCGAACGGGGTCACCACGGCCATTCGCGGCTCCGGCACCGAGAACGAGGCCAGCTGGTTGATCGGCGTCAGCGCACCGTAGTAGTCGGCCACGATCTTGTTGAACATCGCCGGGTGCGCACGACCGGTACGGATCGCCGCGAAGTCGTCCTTGGCGACCACGACGGCCTTCTCCATCTTCTCCTCGGCCTCGAGGAGGGTCTCTTCGATCACCACTTGCTCCTGCGTGTCTTGAGTAGGCCCGGCAGCTGTACTTGGTCTGGTCGGCGGCCGGCTGCGTCGCGTCTTGTTCCTGCACGGTTCCCGACCGGCAGGACATTGTCCATCCCCCGGTCAGGCTCCGTCCCCCGGGCAGGGGAGGGACCCGGTCAGGCCCGGCTTCCCTGATCACCCACGAGAGTGCCGATCTTCTCACCCTTGACGGCCCGCGCGATATTGCCCTCCTTGAGAAGCTCGAACACGAGGATCGGGAGCTTGTTGTCACGGCAGAGCGTGATGGCGGTGGCATCGGCGACCTTGAGCTCGCGGGTGATGACCTCGCCATAGCCGAGGGAGTCGAACCTGACCGCGTCCGGGTTGGTCTTGGGGTCGGAGTCGTAGACCCCGTCCACGCCGTTCTTGCCCATGAGCAGCGCCTCGGCGTCGATCTCCAGGGCACGCTGGGCGGCGGTGGTGTCGGTGGAGAAGTACGGCATGCCCATACCGGCGCCGAAGATGACCACGCGGCCCTTCTCCAGGTGGCGCACGGCGCGCAGCG
Coding sequences:
- the rlmN gene encoding 23S rRNA (adenine(2503)-C(2))-methyltransferase RlmN; the encoded protein is MPAPGELTFVAPRGAKKPPRHLADLTPAERKEAVAAVGEKPFRAKQLSQHYFARYAHDPEQWTDIPAGARTKLREALLPELMTVVRHLSTDQETTRKTLWRLFDGTLVESVLMRYPDRVTMCISSQAGCGMNCPFCATGQAGLDRNLSTAEIVHQIVDGMRALRDGEIPGGPARLSNIVFMGMGEPLANYNRVVGAIRRLTDPEPDGLGLSQRGITVSTVGLVPAIHRFADEGFKCRLAISLHAPDDELRDTLVPVNTRWKVREVLDAGWEYAARSGRRLSIEYALIRDINDQAWRGDRLGRLLKGRPVHVNLIPLNPTPGSKWTASRPEDEKAFVDAIAAHGVPVTVRDTRGQEIDGACGQLAATER
- a CDS encoding thiamine ABC transporter substrate-binding protein, whose product is MGITKKATVLVVGLGLVTLSACGSSGSGGSDGGTDSKTVTLVSHGSFAYSKDVLKAFEKESGYKVKVLKSGDAGQAVNQAILTKDNPQGDVFFGVDNTLLSRALDNGLFQPYEAKGLDKVGAEYQLDKDEHRVTPVDSGDICVNYDKAYFTEHKIDPPQTFDDLVEPEYKDLLVTENASTSSPGLGFVLGTAAKYGDEGWEGYWQKLKANGVKVVDGWEQAYYQEFSGSTDGKKAGGDRPLVVSYASSPPAEVVYADPRPKTAPTGVATGTCFRQIEFAGLLSNAKNAEGGKALIDFLISKEFQEDMPLNMFVYPVVEGASVPAEFTEYGPAAKDPETMAPEKIAEKRDQWVKSWTSLVLK
- a CDS encoding iron ABC transporter permease — protein: MVLPVVFFAVFFAYPVAAIVARGLKAEGEGGGWRFGRIAEVLGDSGIRHVLWFTTWQALVSTALTLLIALPGAYVFARFDFRGKDILRAVVTVPFVLPTVVVGTAFLALVGRGGMFDDLWGVRLDTTVWAILLAHVFFNYAVVVRTVGGLWAQLDPRQEEAARMLGASPLAAWRKVTLPALGPAVAAATLMVFLFTFTSFGVVQVLGGPTFSTLEVEIYRQTSEIFDLATAAVLTLVQFVAVALVLVVHAWTVRRRESALRLGDASLTARKPRGAGQWALLGMVLATVVVLILLPLGVLVERSLDAPGFGYYKALTGDDSGIFLVAPIEAVGNSLSYALAATAIALLIGSLSAAALTRRAGRLVRGFDALLMLPLGVSAVTVGFGFLIALDEPPLDLRSSWILVPLAQALVGVPFVVRTMLPVLRAVDERLREAAAVLGASPWRVWREVDLPMVRRALLIAAGFAFAVSLGEFGATVFIARADNPTLPVAVARLLGRPGDLNYGQAMALSTILMVVCAVALLVLERLRTDRTGEF
- the frr gene encoding ribosome recycling factor is translated as MIEETLLEAEEKMEKAVVVAKDDFAAIRTGRAHPAMFNKIVADYYGALTPINQLASFSVPEPRMAVVTPFDKTALRNIEQAIRDSDLGVNPSNDGNIIRVVFPELTEERRRDYIKVAKSKAEDSKVSIRSVRRKAKDAIDKLVKDGEVGEDEGRRAEKELDDTTAKYVAQVDELLKHKEAELLEV
- the pyrH gene encoding UMP kinase, producing MTTKPQKSDDGKVSGRYLLKLSGEAFSGGGAIGVDPDVVHAIAREIAAVVRDGAEIAVVIGGGNFFRGAELQQRGMDRARSDYMGMLGTVMNCLALQDFLEKEGIDSRVQTAITMGQVAEPYIPLRAVRHLEKGRVVIFGAGMGMPYFSTDTTAAQRALEIDAEALLMGKNGVDGVYDSDPKTNPDAVRFDSLGYGEVITRELKVADATAITLCRDNKLPILVFELLKEGNIARAVKGEKIGTLVGDQGSRA